The Pseudorasbora parva isolate DD20220531a chromosome 19, ASM2467924v1, whole genome shotgun sequence genomic sequence AAAAGCCTCAGAGCCTCTAAAAGagaaacaggaaaaataaaataaaaagtgagcTATGAACACATACAAACCAGGAGACAAAATGTTCAAATTCACTGATCTCAGCCCCATATCCGAAATGTTTCATCCAGCAGTCGCAATCAAAAATGTTATCATCATTGATCAGCAAtaaactagggctgcacgatttcaGGAAGAGATCCAATTGCATTTGcgattcaaaatgaaaattctttacaaatgaaagcatatAGCTGTTTTTTATTAGGACAACTATTTGATTGATAAGACATTGAACAGAActattacattatttaatttgtaatagCTACAATGTTAGagcatgtatatataaatattgcagtttttttaaccttttaatATGCAGACAGGCTACAAAAGTCATTAGCAAAGGTCTaaatctataatatatataaaaaataagtgCTTTTTATTTGCAATATCAATTTCTTAAAATCCATGTCTTTAATTTGAAACATTAGCCTCTTGTGCATATACTGTGAGGAACGTCCTGTACATTGAACACATGGACGGTCAAATTTAagggacatgttatccagaagTTTAATTCATACTGGAAGCCAGAGAGCTCCTTTGAGCAGAAACTCCACATTTGCCTCAGGAAGTAATAGTTTCCAGGAAATCCCTAATGTTAAATGCTAAAaggctttgattaaacatgaagCCAATACATACAACTGCAGTAAGGTATGATTATTCAGGTTCAAGCAATgccattttacaatcaaagtatattcaaatgcagtgctgattgacatacTTTACTGTATGAaatactaaaaaataaaatgcattgtctgcctcattctgtgataagccacatcagctcaaaCACTTAACTGATGCCGAAGGGAGTAAAAAGGTTAAATTAAAATCGCACTGCAGTTCAatttatcgtgcagccctaaaaTTAAACCATCAGAAGGGGAGTGCAACATACCTGCATGACCCATGTCAACACGATTCAGAGCCTTTAAAGAGAAGGAAACACAGTGAGCTATAACAAAACCAAACACACAGACAGTTTTTCACAAGCACTGATCTCAGCCCCATATCCGCAAGTTTCATCCAGCAGTCACCATCAAAACAAGTCATCATCGATCAGGAATTTAACTTTAAAGTGATTGTTGTAACATACCTGCACTTGTACCACCATGACCACAGGTCATCAGCACCTTAAGAGAAAAATAAGTTAAGACACAAAGCAAATTTACCATGCAAGAACACTTAAGCAGCTAGCGCTGAATGTTGGACAGTAGAGTGACCCACACAGACACCAGCAGACAGGTGGTCAAAGTCTCCCCATTAATATAGCACGTAATTGGACAATCTGGTGCACACGGAGTGCACAGATTAAATCAGAAAACGTGCAAATAGGTTAAATGACCATCAACTTACCAGCACTTGGGCCCACAATAGGCATCTTCTCACCGGAAGCACTGCACCTTCTGATGAAGAAATCAAACCATTAAAGCTAAACGACTAAACACTAGGAGCAATTTGAGCGGTTAAAGCTGGCTCAGAACGTTTATTTGATTCTCATAATAGAGCTGCTCTCTCAGAGAGGGCAAGTTTGTCATCATAGCCAATATGTAAACCGAAAGCGTAAAAAGAAAACCAACCTTTTACAGAGACCCTCAGCCCAGGACACTTCATCCAGCTAAGAGCACGGTCATCTTATGCACCTTCCAACCTGCATGAAAGTAACGGTTAGGTGGGGCTACGTAATTTACGACAACTAAAAACCATGTTTCGGTTGTCCTTTTCCTTAATGTTGCTGGGACAGCTACAGGCTAACTGTTCAGCGACCGTCGGTAAAAGTGTTGCTATCGGCTCCTGTTTGACCGCGCCTGCTATTAGATGAACAGGAACGGCTTCGATCAGGGCCGTGAACCTCGATTTAATAGCCATAACATATGCACGAGTCAACTCCAAGTTTAGCTTAATAGGCATTCTTAACCGCTTAATAAGTTCCGACGTGTAGTACAAGTTACTTCAACTGTTACATAATACCATGTTAAAGTTGAATGTTACCTCTGCAGTAGTGATGGCGGTGGAACCTCGTGGCGGACCGAAACTCCACTTTTAACGAACACCTGGAAGAGCGCAAACGtacaaaaaaggaaaaaaatcagTATGACCGACACAAAACTACAATATATATGCAGATATATAACAACAGTAACGTTGTATTACTTATTAAAGATTAGCGGTAAATAGCCTTAAATGGCGCCGATTTGTAAGCTAACGTTACTCTGCAACGTTGGACTCAGCCACAAAAccaaaattttacttttacacacattataaataataaaaccaCGTTAATTCGAGCGCAACCCTGACCGCGCTGTTGCGCACTATAACGTTACATCCCGATTTCTTCTAAACGTTGAAATACTCTACAACAAACTCCAATAACTCATAGAAAATAGCAGTGTAACAACAAAACCAGCTATTAAAACCTACAACACACTTTTCGACGAGTCATGATTGAAGTACACTCACCCCCATTCTTTAGAGAAAGGATAGCTGTTCGAAAGAGGAAGTGAAGACTGTGACCCGTACTTTTATACAGCGCAACTGAACGCTGATTGGTGAATGGGCTTATCGCTGATTGGATGAATGAGGTGGGTTGGTCGCAAAGCTTGATGGGATATGTATTTCCGCTTGTGACATAAAAATGAGTACCTGTATATTTTGTCGACTATTAGCCCTGCCCTATTTAATAACTGGTGTCTTTTATTTAACCAACGTAAtgtttatattgtaaaatatatttatactgAAAAACATATGCATATAAAACTAAGCAATCAAGTTAATCGCATGTTGTTATGGTTAAAATCGTGTTCTAACAATGACTCGCTTTTACACAACGACTGAATATCATGAAATTAGCTCAAATAAAttatgcagtaaaaaaaatgtagattTGTAGACATGTAGATATAAAATACTCATTCCATCTGTTTATAGATTATGTCATGAATTCATAGCGGGAGAATTCTGTGAACCGGATTAGTGGGATAGCCTATACCACCGGTCAGATGATTAAGATAACCCCATTAAAGCGCTTTATctccttaaaaaaaaatgcaggctATTTAGCTATAAAGCATAGTTTGGTTCCTGGGCTTGATGAATCCCCCGGCTGCCCATGCAGTGTCACATCTATTTTCAGCACCATGGACAGAGCTGTCTCCGCTTGAACCGAGAAAAGATCACCAGGCCAATAATGATCACtaaccataaaaaatgcatacagTTTTATGCAAGTGGCTATTTAGCGTACGGTTGAttttccttcttcttcttcttcttcttcttcttcttcttcttcttcttcttcttcttcttcttcttcttcttcttctcttttctttttttaatgcaaattatttATCTTGTTTGGGATGAATTATTTGCACAGAAATATCTGGGccgatgagaaaaaaaaagttttttattttatctttttccAAATGTTTGAGTCATgaacaatctctctctctctctctctctctctctctctctctctctctctctctctctctctctctctctctctctctctctctctctctctctctctctctctctctctctctctctccccctctctctctctctctctctctctctctctctctctctctctctctctctcatatatatatatatatatatatatatatatatatatatatatatatatatatatatatatatatatatatatatatatatatatatatatatatatacactataatTGTACGGCATAGAATCTGAACCAACCCATAGGCTACTTGAAATaagcagggtttttttttttttttttaaccagccTTTGAGACATGATTACAAACCTTTTCACAGAATCAGTTGGGGATGATGTATATGTTTACTGTTGCCTTGTCaattcataataaaataataaattagccATTTTTGCAGTTTCACTACCTGaaatttggggggggggggggtaaaacataagatgtatttaaatgaataggTACTAAAAATGAAATCAAACTAAATAGGTTTTATAGAATAAGGAATAAAGTGATCCATGTCATGAATCTATCAAATTATTTGATATGAAAATGATGCAGTTGTAggctgcaatatatatatatatatatatatatatatatatatatatatatatatatatatatatatatatatatatatatatatatatatatatatatatatatatatatatatatatatatcacatcaCCCATATATTAAATAGTGGTGCTTTTATCATATTGCTATCTTATTCAAGCACGAGGTATTGAGTTGCAGGGACTTTACCCCCTTCCACTTCACGTCCTGTTTACTCGTGATAAAATCATTATATCGCACTTGTTTTTCTTGGCTTATTGGTTTATAAGTAGGCTACATAAATATGTATGAATATTATATAAACGTATAAATGCAAGCGTTTGGCTAGGCCTACGCCCTAAGAGCAGCAGCATAAGGCGATATAATATGTAGAAATACGCTTATGTCGCAAAACAGGTTCCGCTTCCTCCAGTCCTCAAATGAAAGTAATTCGGGTCATTTGCTGTAGTTACACATTAGTTCGACTTGAGATGTGAGAATGAGCGCATCACATGACTGCAGCACATCCACCTCACCGCCCCCGCCGCTCCACTCCGTTCCATACACTCAATGTAAACACCGTTAGCGCTCCTTGCTTTGTCTTTGAGCCTGTGGCTGGAGCTCTCGACTCACTATGCCATGGATATTTTGTGGCAATACCAGTTCAGGATCATTTTGCTGGGGGACTCGACGGTGGGCAAATCATCTTTGCTCAAGAGGTTCACGGATGGCATATACACCGATGTAGCAGACCCTACTGTCGGGGTGGATTTCTACGCCCGTTCACTAGACATCGAACCTGGGGTTAAAATCAAACTACAGCTGTGGGATACAGCCGGACAAGAAAGATTCAGGTTTGTGCCCTATTTATAATAGCAAAAATCATTAGTATTAATATTATGTTCGGTCTGCTGGCTATGTCTCCATCACGTAACGTTACAGTTACATGGATTGAATGCGTAGCCTACTGCATCACTAGGATTTTATCACGGCAAGTATCCATGCATGCTTTTGCGATGTCATTGGTTGTGCAATATTGCAGGGTTATGTTTTAGGTAAGCCCATTAtcagtattttttgttttactgtAATATGAATTCACCTTTATGTGTATGCCATTGTGTAATTTACCTGCTGGGTTCACATTCACAGGCCTACCAGACTGTTTATGAATGAGGCTTATCTCATTGATTTGTTCCAGTGTCATATTATGCCTCACCTGTTTGGATTCAGTAATGAGAGTGTTTGGTTTAGTACTGTCACTGGGCTCAGATCCTGATGTCTCTGATCATTTCGCCCTATTTTTGAAGCACCACTTGCCTTCAGGGAAGCACAAACATCCACCCTCAATGCTTTAAAGGACCAttcatgaaatgtaaaaatcaaCCACCACAAAAgccttttttgttgtttctttgttgtttttttgtttttgttgttgttgttttaaatgtaggctattcAGAATGATCAGACTCCCATTTGATTTCCACATGTATTAGGCCAATGGTGGAACACtgaatgcacaaaaaatcagGTTCTCTACTCTACGTTCTTTCTGTTAGCATTAAATGTATAATTGCAATAATTTTAGTATGATTATGGCTCAGAGCCCATATGACAGACACTTAGAAACAAGCAAATACAAATGCAACATTTATATTGACTAGAAAAGCACTGCTTGAATGTGTGCCAGTGCTGTTGCCACACAGTGAAATGATATAAGGACAAATAAATAAGGATTGCATTTATTTCTAACCTCAGTGCCCCACTGTACACCCTTTTGCGGTTTTATTGCTGTATACTAGCCCTGGTATGATTTTGTGTCTTATGTAATGAATTATTCCAATAGTGTTTTTGCTCTCATAAATTTCTCTCTcataaagctacactgtgtaacttttttttagtttattcttagctaaaaacacttagttctttcaaaaatagatgtgctcattaatgtagatttacttctttcaagtaagaaagtattttcataagtttataatatgccattgaaaatacattcgGGTGAGGgtttgaatgctggtcgccatgttgcccctccatcttgaaagtacattagccaaagaggtacatacccataaattcaagcttcgctttttgcgttttaacacttctgagctgtaaacggcaaactctggtcgggccagtcacattggccctcatttatcaaaagtgcgtacaccaaatttccagcgtacaccttgcgtacacccaaacccacggtgactttgagatttaccaatatggacgttggcgtacggcacgctcaaatcctacgccagctcaggaggtggtggacgcacgtttgagttagtgtgaaaatgcgcaGGAAAACAATAACACCACAAAaagcactgacaaagatatgctaggCCTATATTATAATCCactgaaaaaaacaagaacatagtaattataaacttcagtgtttatttttgtgcaacattaattttatgttatttcttattttaatgtttaatttgtgtgataccaagcatttgatttgtaggcatgtattcctccagttgcgagcctgtgcgctttacctgacggttcggggttaggcccggcagctgcgcacggactgggactgaaaataattcagactaataacgacattcttcttctaaataacaataagcgtcattaataataaaaatcataataataataagaatcttacaaattgtcatgcaattattaatgtgaatggtactccacatcacattatcatcactatcgtacaccccaatagccTATacctacatgtgccgtgatacgacattaaatgctaatttcaaaatcattgttctgtaaaataatgcattgtgataatttctcatccaaactgctatttaaactgctggagtgcactTCTCCACCCCCACACTGTTACTCGTAATTacggtccatattttgtttttcgtATTTGTGTGTGCCTTTaattccactctttaaactcccaaataaaacaatttcgcttttttccacttccctggtgatcggctcgatgggcgcgtctcaatcatctcactagttcagtagtcagggcactgttCAGGGAGTCagtccattgacttatgtcctaatcagtgccctgactagtggactagtaaaattgagacgcgcccgatcTTCACGTCAGagaagtttcgtttctttgccgtcttctgtgtgtccatggcgtaaaatgagggcgtgggagaggcggagacttgaatatataggggcgtgttattctaatgacgatcgttttcaaccgctgcatttatcaagggcaggtattgcgtagcCTACACCTGGATgtcaaagattcaaacggtcatgaatcagcgtattgattcatgattcggatcgccaatgtcacgtgatttcagcagtttggcagtttgactcaagaaaatcatgaatcaatacgccgattcatgaccgtttgaatctttatttgaagtttgaaaacaaacgcggaagagaagacaatgctgaataaagtcctAGTTTTCGTTATtgttggaccaaaatgtattttcgatgcttcaagagattctaataaactaactgatgtcacatacggactattttgatgatgtttttattagctttctggacatggacagtatagtgtacctacacttagatacgctgtcggactaaatatgaaatatcttaaactgtgttccaatgatgaacagaggtcttatgggtttggaacaacattagggtgagtcattaatgacataaatttcatttttgggtgaactaaccctttaagaccacAATGGAAACACAGAGAGCAACAggtctgggggaaaaaaagttcctgggacaaattgttctgggtaatttgGGTGGAAGTGGGGTTGTAGTTAGATTTACGGGTGACGTTTCATGCTTACTTTTTCAATTGAGCTTAACTTGAAATGGATCTAATAATCTCTGGAAATTATTTGGTGCATCCATCTAATCATAGGACCCTTGTAAATATCATCTTCTTCATCCCTTCAGGTCTATCACCACTTCCTACTATCGCAACTCTGTCGGCGGACTCTTAGTCTTTGACCTGACGAACAGGAAGACCTTTGATCACGTTCGGGAATGGCACCGAGAAGTCAGCGAGCACATCCTGCCTCATCACATGGTCTACATCCTGATCGGCCACAAGAGCGACCTGAGCCGCGACCGCAAGGTGACACGGGACGAAGCGGAGCAGCTGGCGGCCGAACTCGGCATCCGCTACGTGGAAACTTCAGCCAAGTGCAACAGCAACGTGGAACGTGCTTTCGAGCTGCTCACACGGGACATCTATGAGCTGATGAAGATGGGCGAGATCTCCACGCGTGACGGCTGGGATGGGGTCAAGAGTGGCCTCACCGCCAAAGTCCTTTATCCAGCCGAGGAGGAGGCGGAGCGAGAAAAGAGCTGCAACTGCTGACTTCCACAATCCACCTGTAATTGCTCACCTGTGTATCAGTCGGTCGTCGCTCACCTCGGCTTTCACTAATGTGTCGCATCGTGGTCTGTGCCTCAGGGCCTGGACCGCTGCACTTACCTTGTTGTTGCTGTCTGGGGTTGATGGCACAAGCCATTCAAAGGTGTAGTATATTTAGGCTTGCATGGACAGGCCCTGCTTCATATTGTTGGAATTCACCCCATGTTCGGACGTTTGCAGCAATCTTGTGGATAACGTGTGGataaacatttttacattctagttttttttccagctgtttGTATAATTGTACTTCCATCCTCTGGAGCCATATGGTTAATTTGGCTTCTTCCGTACCCTTTAAACATTATTAATGTTGTATAATTTAGAAAAATCTAGTGATTACAATCAACACTGTCTGTTCACTTACAGATTTAAAGACACCTTGAAATGGCTTGACAACATGATTTTCTTTCCTGTGTTGGCATATAGTTGACATAGCAGGTAGATGGAGCTGGACACAAATGACTTTTAGCTTATGTTAGTGCTGTGAACCATAATTTCCTAATGCTAGTCAGTTCATAGGTGGTATTAGGAGGACAACATTTGAGAGCGTTTGACTGGACAAATATGTAATCGATATTTTTAGTCAATTTCCccagtaacagtaaaaaatcTTTAGGAGTGCACATATCGTATGGATGTCGTCAAAGCAAAGAGACTTGGATTGAAAGCCACAAaacttccattttgattttctATATTCTTTAGGTGAGAATAATTTGAGACAGTGAGGACAGTTGTTGGCTGGTAAACATCCTTTCTGGGTGAAAAGGCAAGACTAAACCTCCTTTCTAACTGATCGCTGGGTTTGCAAATATAAATTTACACAATTTCGTCTGATTAATTAAAATTCTGATCTGTTTTTATACCACTTTGTTACAGCTCAACCTCAACATTATTTTGTGCAAAAAGCCAAAATACTTTAATTATTCAGGAAATAATCGCCAATGcaacatattttaaattttctcatgttcatggatagatagatattgtttcaaatcaatTGACGTATCATTCATTCTCCAAAAGCATACAACATAATCTTATATGCTCTGTTCTAAAACCTAGTGACCTGTCCATCTAAACAGCATTGTAGTGCGTCATATATTAATTCCTCACACAAAGACTGTTCCAAAAAACAGACAGCAATATTATGCTGCTTCTAAGACACTGTTTTGCAGCATCATGTGTATCATCCAAGATTAAGTCAAAAgaaatgttgattataaataTCTCATTCAATACTACAAAATATCAAACTAATTAAATTGACTATTTTACCCAAAGTTTGTGTGTGCTATGTATGTTATTACTATCCAATATCATTAGCTCAGCAACATGCTAACAAGTGTACAACAAATTGCTACTTATGTATAGTAAAACATTCGAAACAGTCACTTAGGAGACTCCATTAGTTAGCTTGTCGCCTTAAGCTTAACTTTATGACACGAATAGCATATGCAGAAACGCACAGCCATTTAATGTATACTCCATTTGTAGTGTGATAGCACGAATACAGGCACTCGAAACTGTAACATTTCATCCTTGTTCGGCGTCTGCACTATTTTTCAGTTATGAGcgataaaaatgtatttgtactCAAATTTGTACTTTGTACTCAACCTGTGGGTATCTCTCCCCCAGTTTCATGCGGTTAAATGTAATtaagttggtttaacttaatttTATCAAATATGGCAAATGCTGGTTATATTTATGAAGTGATTTTTATGCGTGTCCAACTCAAACTAAAacattgaatttaaaaataaattagtaGGCAGAAATGCTTACAATCATGTTCCCCCATATGGAGAGACAATAGACAAAACTTGGTTGGGGTGTTTTTATTAAAAAGTTACTTATTGTAAAACAAcctaaaatgttcaaaaaaaaaaggaacataTCCAATATCTGTCAAAACATTcaatatatataaacatctcCTGTTTGTTAGTGAGTTATTGTATTCTCAAC encodes the following:
- the rab42a gene encoding ras-related protein Rab-42a, giving the protein MDILWQYQFRIILLGDSTVGKSSLLKRFTDGIYTDVADPTVGVDFYARSLDIEPGVKIKLQLWDTAGQERFRSITTSYYRNSVGGLLVFDLTNRKTFDHVREWHREVSEHILPHHMVYILIGHKSDLSRDRKVTRDEAEQLAAELGIRYVETSAKCNSNVERAFELLTRDIYELMKMGEISTRDGWDGVKSGLTAKVLYPAEEEAEREKSCNC